From one Fusobacterium mortiferum ATCC 9817 genomic stretch:
- a CDS encoding YibE/F family protein — translation MKKIGIIIVIIFLALLAFSQKLEGYIFKRESIGRVLVVDNSNAIVQGVSKVGSQALTVEVLTGKNKGKVLEINNLLNGSMEYDEFYEKDDKVLMYVMENDGKLAGKVLSLLRIDKIIGLGLIFITLLLVYARKVGFQSLLSFVGSVVIIWEFLIPALKEGENIFLITIITLILLSALIIFLVAGFTRKGFTAFLGTMSGLFTTASLTFLFGDIFRIDGMSQPFAQSVIFASAMKIDILKIFYAAIVIGASGAAMDIAMDMSATIEELKYHNPNLNRRELVKSGFNVGRSVIGTMTTTLLLAYSGGFLTLMILFLERDMTLLQILNMKMITSEIIKIIIGSIGLVVVAPMTTYIGAFIYSLEEKKILRIKEKISLKRVVSTIIK, via the coding sequence TTGAAAAAAATAGGGATTATTATAGTGATAATCTTCCTAGCCCTTCTAGCTTTTTCTCAGAAGCTAGAAGGGTATATTTTTAAAAGGGAGAGTATTGGAAGAGTATTAGTAGTAGATAATAGTAATGCAATAGTTCAAGGAGTATCTAAAGTAGGTAGTCAAGCTTTAACTGTTGAAGTTCTTACTGGGAAAAATAAAGGGAAAGTTTTAGAGATAAATAATCTATTAAATGGAAGTATGGAATATGATGAATTTTATGAAAAAGATGATAAAGTTCTTATGTATGTAATGGAGAATGATGGAAAATTAGCTGGAAAGGTTTTATCTCTTCTAAGAATTGATAAAATTATAGGATTAGGACTTATATTTATAACTTTATTATTAGTTTATGCTAGGAAAGTAGGATTTCAATCTCTTTTATCTTTTGTAGGAAGTGTAGTTATTATTTGGGAATTTTTGATACCAGCTTTAAAAGAGGGAGAAAATATCTTTTTAATAACAATTATAACTTTAATCCTTTTATCAGCTTTGATTATCTTTTTAGTGGCTGGTTTTACAAGAAAAGGTTTTACAGCTTTTTTAGGAACTATGTCAGGACTTTTTACAACTGCTAGCTTGACATTTTTATTTGGAGATATATTTAGAATAGATGGAATGAGCCAACCTTTTGCTCAAAGTGTTATATTTGCAAGTGCAATGAAGATAGATATTTTAAAAATATTTTATGCTGCTATTGTGATAGGAGCTAGTGGAGCAGCAATGGATATTGCTATGGATATGTCAGCTACAATAGAAGAACTAAAATATCATAATCCAAATCTTAACAGAAGAGAATTAGTAAAATCTGGATTTAATGTAGGAAGGTCAGTTATAGGAACTATGACAACTACACTTTTATTAGCTTATTCAGGTGGATTTTTAACTCTTATGATACTATTTTTAGAAAGAGATATGACACTTTTACAAATCTTAAATATGAAGATGATAACTTCAGAGATTATCAAGATAATCATAGGAAGTATTGGATTAGTTGTAGTAGCACCAATGACAACATATATAGGGGCTTTTATCTATTCATTAGAAGAGAAAAAAATTCTAAGAATAAAAGAGAAGATTTCTTTGAAAAGAGTTGTTAGTACAATAATCAAATAA